GAGTCCAGTAAAGTGTAGTCTACTTGTTGGTTTCAAACATGCTGGATCTCAGAGCTGCATTGTCAAATGGCACACTCATCCATCCTCCAGGTTTTCACGTGATGGGCCTGGCCAACATGGCCCATTCTAACGTCTTCCTTATCTTCCTGGGCGTGATTTACGCCCTCACCATCATGTTCAACTCTTTCCTGCTGTCTCTCATCTGGCTAGATCGCCGGCTGCACACCCCCAAGTTCCTGGCCGTGGCCAACCTGGCGGTGGTGGACACCATCATCAACTCCTGCATCATCCCAAGCATGCTGAGGACTTTCCTGTTCAGGTTTTCGTTTGTGCCGTTTGACCAGTGCCTCGTCCagatgtgtgtgtactacttCTGCAGCTCGCTGGAGTCCTTCTCGCTGGGCGTGCTGGCGTACGACAGGCTCATCGCCATCTGCTTCCCTCTGAGGCAGCACGCCgtcaacacaaacaccaacatgCTGTGCATTCTGGGTAGTCTCTGGGTCCTATTGGGGCTAACCATGGTGTACGCGTGTGCGATCATGACGAGGCTGTCCTTCTGCGACTCCGTCGACGTGTACAGTTTCTTCTGCGACTACACCCCGGTCGCCAAGCTGTCGTGCAACGGCTTCTCTCTGCAGTGGGCCACCGCCGTCAGCCTGTCCATCATCATCATGTTCGTGCCCCTGGCCTTCATCATCGGCTCCTACGCCAGCATTCTGGTCACCGTGTTCAGGCTCAAGAACGCGG
This window of the Engraulis encrasicolus isolate BLACKSEA-1 chromosome 7, IST_EnEncr_1.0, whole genome shotgun sequence genome carries:
- the or41a2 gene encoding odorant receptor 108-3, whose translation is MLDLRAALSNGTLIHPPGFHVMGLANMAHSNVFLIFLGVIYALTIMFNSFLLSLIWLDRRLHTPKFLAVANLAVVDTIINSCIIPSMLRTFLFRFSFVPFDQCLVQMCVYYFCSSLESFSLGVLAYDRLIAICFPLRQHAVNTNTNMLCILGSLWVLLGLTMVYACAIMTRLSFCDSVDVYSFFCDYTPVAKLSCNGFSLQWATAVSLSIIIMFVPLAFIIGSYASILVTVFRLKNAGSRFKALATCTEHFILVAIFFIPKLTLYFLGFLFYRLDMDMRLVTLSMSTCMPPCLNPIVYSLKTKEIRTKAFMLLRKTKVAHEGKAVIS